A stretch of Peteryoungia algae DNA encodes these proteins:
- a CDS encoding ABC transporter permease: MESFDMLISILGSTIRLSIPLILAALAGLYSERAGVFDIGLEGKMLAAAFAAACVAYLTGSAWLGLFSGIAISLVFSLIHGFASITNRGNQIVSGVALNFVAAGLTVVLGQAWFGQGGRTPQISGDARFSPIILPGADVMRDVPFVGPLYSNVISGNNILTYIAFLAVPISWWVLYRTRFGLRLRAVGENPGAVDTAGISVTFLRYRAVLMAGLLCGIAGTYLAIAQSAAFIKDMSAGKGFIALAALIFAKWKPVPVMFACLLFGFLDALANFMQGKEIPVIGEVPVQLFQALPYILTCILLAGFIGSANPPKAGGVAYSKER; the protein is encoded by the coding sequence ATGGAATCATTCGACATGCTCATCAGCATCCTCGGCTCGACGATCCGTCTGTCGATCCCGCTGATCCTGGCTGCGCTCGCCGGCCTCTATTCCGAACGGGCCGGCGTCTTCGACATCGGGCTCGAGGGCAAGATGCTGGCGGCGGCCTTCGCGGCGGCCTGCGTTGCCTATCTCACCGGTTCGGCCTGGCTCGGCCTGTTCTCCGGTATTGCCATATCGCTCGTCTTCTCGCTGATCCACGGCTTTGCCTCGATCACCAATCGCGGCAACCAGATTGTTTCCGGCGTGGCGCTCAACTTCGTCGCAGCAGGCCTCACCGTCGTGCTTGGGCAGGCCTGGTTCGGCCAGGGTGGCCGCACCCCGCAGATTTCGGGTGACGCCCGCTTTTCACCGATCATCCTGCCGGGTGCCGACGTGATGCGCGACGTGCCCTTTGTCGGGCCGCTCTATTCGAACGTCATCTCGGGCAACAATATCCTCACCTACATCGCCTTCCTGGCAGTACCGATCTCCTGGTGGGTGCTCTATCGCACGCGCTTCGGCCTGCGCCTTCGCGCCGTCGGTGAAAACCCGGGTGCCGTCGATACGGCCGGCATTTCCGTCACCTTCCTGCGCTACCGGGCCGTTCTGATGGCCGGCCTTCTCTGCGGAATTGCCGGCACCTATCTTGCGATCGCCCAGTCGGCAGCCTTCATCAAGGACATGTCGGCAGGCAAGGGCTTCATCGCGCTCGCGGCCCTCATCTTTGCCAAGTGGAAGCCGGTGCCCGTCATGTTCGCCTGCCTGCTGTTCGGCTTCCTCGATGCGCTTGCAAACTTCATGCAGGGCAAGGAGATCCCGGTCATCGGCGAAGTGCCGGTCCAGCTCTTCCAGGCGCTGCCCTACATCCTCACCTGTATTCTGCTTGCAGGCTTCATCGGCTCTGCCAATCCGCCGAAGGCTGGTGGCGTGGCCTATTCCAAGGAGCGTTGA
- a CDS encoding purine-nucleoside phosphorylase, which yields MKPAVDLLVERLKGLMPRHAIVLGSGLGSLVNEVRDAVRVPYSELPGFPLSAVSGHAGELVAGMLGQTPVIMMAGRVHYYEHGDPTAMRIPIDVLKGLGVTTLILTNAAGSLREDMPPGSVMQITDHINFSGKNPLIGEPSDGRFVGMTSAYDVELQTAMRAAAEAEGVPLSQGVYMWFSGPSFETPAEIRMARVLGADAVGMSTVPEVILARFYGMRVAAASVITNYGAGMTGGELSHDETKDMAPIGGTRLATILKRMIGGGNDIE from the coding sequence ATGAAGCCCGCGGTGGATCTGCTCGTGGAGCGCCTCAAGGGGCTCATGCCGCGCCATGCAATCGTGCTCGGATCCGGCCTGGGCTCGCTGGTGAACGAGGTGCGGGATGCCGTGCGTGTTCCCTATTCGGAGCTGCCCGGCTTCCCCCTGAGTGCAGTTTCCGGCCATGCGGGCGAGCTGGTCGCCGGCATGCTGGGCCAGACGCCTGTGATCATGATGGCGGGCCGCGTGCACTATTATGAACATGGCGATCCGACCGCGATGCGCATCCCGATCGACGTGCTGAAGGGGCTTGGCGTGACAACGCTGATCCTGACCAATGCGGCCGGGTCTCTGCGCGAGGACATGCCCCCGGGCTCCGTCATGCAGATCACCGATCACATCAACTTCTCGGGCAAGAACCCGCTGATCGGCGAGCCGAGCGACGGGCGCTTCGTGGGCATGACCTCGGCCTATGATGTCGAGCTGCAGACAGCGATGCGGGCGGCAGCGGAAGCGGAGGGCGTGCCGCTATCTCAGGGTGTCTACATGTGGTTCTCCGGCCCGAGCTTCGAAACACCGGCAGAGATCCGGATGGCACGCGTGCTCGGTGCCGACGCGGTTGGCATGTCAACCGTGCCGGAAGTCATTCTCGCCCGTTTCTACGGCATGAGGGTTGCGGCCGCCTCCGTGATCACCAATTATGGGGCAGGCATGACAGGTGGCGAGCTGAGCCACGACGAAACCAAGGACATGGCGCCGATCGGCGGCACCCGTCTGGCCACCATCCTGAAGCGGATGATCGGCGGAGGAAATGACATTGAATAA
- the deoA gene encoding thymidine phosphorylase: MLPQEIIRRKRDGGTLSRDEITGFIEGLSRETISEGQVAAFAMAVFVRGMTPDEIVALTLAMRDSGEVLSWAGVGRPVADKHSTGGVGDNVSLMLAPIVAACGLAVPMISGRGLGHTGGTLDKLQSIPGYNVMPDNVTFRRTVDRAGCAIIGQTGDLAPADKRLYAIRDVTATVESIPLITASILSKKLAAGLESLVLDVKVGNGAFMAKAEDAEALARSLVRVANGAGVKTTALLTDMNEPLADCAGNAIEVQNAVDFLKGQKSGTRLEEVTLALGAEMLVNAGVETDQTVALRRCREVLTSGKAAEIFGQMVSELGGPADFMERAETYLPRAKVEVAVLAEQDGYLSACDTRGLGLAVVSLGGGRQRPSDKIDHGMGLAGFKPLGTKVAKGEPIAFAHANDEAAATQAAKTVAACYRISDKKPADAPVIGLRIGAE; the protein is encoded by the coding sequence ATGCTTCCCCAAGAGATCATCCGGCGCAAGCGTGATGGCGGGACCCTCAGCCGGGACGAGATTACCGGCTTCATCGAGGGGCTTTCCCGAGAGACGATTTCCGAGGGACAGGTCGCGGCATTCGCCATGGCGGTGTTCGTTCGGGGCATGACGCCGGACGAGATCGTGGCGCTAACTCTTGCGATGCGCGATTCGGGCGAGGTGCTGTCCTGGGCCGGCGTTGGAAGACCCGTCGCAGACAAACATTCCACCGGTGGTGTGGGCGACAATGTCTCATTGATGCTGGCACCGATCGTCGCAGCCTGCGGCCTTGCCGTACCGATGATTTCTGGACGTGGCCTTGGCCATACCGGAGGGACGCTCGACAAGCTGCAGTCGATCCCCGGCTACAATGTGATGCCCGACAATGTCACCTTCCGCCGGACGGTGGATCGCGCCGGCTGCGCGATCATCGGCCAGACGGGGGATCTGGCACCGGCCGACAAGCGTCTCTATGCGATCCGCGACGTGACGGCGACGGTCGAATCCATCCCCCTCATCACCGCCTCCATCCTTTCCAAGAAACTGGCCGCCGGGCTCGAAAGCCTCGTGCTGGACGTCAAGGTCGGCAATGGTGCCTTCATGGCGAAGGCCGAGGATGCCGAGGCGCTGGCGCGCTCTCTGGTCAGGGTGGCCAATGGGGCTGGCGTCAAGACCACGGCACTTCTGACCGACATGAACGAGCCACTTGCCGACTGTGCCGGCAATGCCATCGAGGTTCAGAATGCCGTCGATTTTCTGAAAGGCCAGAAGAGCGGTACGCGGCTCGAAGAGGTCACCCTGGCACTCGGCGCCGAAATGCTGGTCAATGCCGGCGTGGAGACCGATCAGACGGTGGCGCTGCGCCGTTGCCGCGAGGTTCTCACGTCCGGAAAGGCTGCGGAGATCTTCGGCCAAATGGTCAGCGAACTTGGCGGACCTGCCGATTTCATGGAGAGGGCGGAGACCTACCTTCCCCGCGCCAAGGTCGAGGTGGCCGTTCTTGCAGAGCAGGACGGTTATCTGAGCGCCTGCGACACGCGCGGGCTCGGTCTCGCCGTAGTCTCGCTCGGTGGTGGTCGCCAGCGTCCGAGCGACAAGATCGACCACGGCATGGGCCTCGCCGGCTTCAAGCCACTGGGAACCAAGGTTGCAAAGGGTGAGCCGATCGCCTTCGCTCACGCAAATGACGAGGCGGCAGCCACTCAAGCCGCGAAAACAGTGGCCGCGTGCTATCGCATATCGGACAAGAAGCCGGCCGACGCGCCGGTGATCGGGCTCAGGATCGGCGCAGAGTAA
- the msrA gene encoding peptide-methionine (S)-S-oxide reductase MsrA, whose translation MFLIDMFNKKTVMPTAENALPGRSEPIPTASTHFISGLPLKGPTPDGMKTIYLGMGCFWGAERLLWQTPGVHLTVAGYQGGITPNPTYQETVTGLTGHTEVVKVVYDPATISLEGLLKIFFEAHDPTQGMRQGNDIGTTYRSAIYVEDEEDMAVAVAVRDRFQDALVTAGRNSRVTTEIAQAGPFYYAEDYHQQYLAKNPNGYCGLRGTGVSCPITPAA comes from the coding sequence ATGTTCCTGATCGACATGTTCAACAAGAAGACTGTCATGCCCACGGCAGAAAACGCCCTTCCCGGCCGCTCCGAGCCGATCCCGACGGCGTCCACGCATTTCATCTCCGGCCTTCCGCTCAAGGGCCCCACGCCTGACGGCATGAAGACCATCTATCTTGGCATGGGTTGTTTCTGGGGTGCCGAACGTCTGCTCTGGCAGACGCCCGGCGTGCACCTGACGGTCGCCGGATATCAGGGCGGGATCACGCCCAATCCGACCTATCAGGAAACCGTCACCGGCCTTACCGGCCATACCGAGGTGGTCAAGGTGGTCTATGATCCCGCGACAATTTCGCTGGAGGGCCTGCTCAAGATCTTCTTCGAAGCCCATGATCCGACTCAGGGCATGCGTCAGGGAAATGATATCGGCACCACCTATCGCTCGGCCATCTATGTGGAGGACGAGGAGGACATGGCGGTTGCCGTCGCCGTGCGCGACCGGTTCCAGGATGCGCTGGTCACGGCCGGTCGCAACAGCCGGGTGACGACGGAGATCGCCCAGGCTGGCCCATTCTATTATGCGGAAGACTATCACCAGCAGTATCTGGCGAAGAACCCGAACGGCTATTGTGGGTTGCGCGGGACGGGTGTCTCCTGCCCGATCACACCTGCGGCCTGA
- the deoC gene encoding deoxyribose-phosphate aldolase: MNNQELRAVASRALSLLDLTNLKDDCTPDQIVTLCARAQSAFGPTAAICIWPRFVMQARTLLGPDSPIRIATVVNFPSGGMKTEDVLAETRDAVADGADDIDLVIPYRALAKGDAQAVTDMVSAVKGACGPAILKTILETGELKDISLIRRASDLSIAAGADFIKTSTGKVGVNATLEAADIMLQAIRDSRRKVGFKPAGGISTVADAGHYLRLADTIMGEDWVMPSTFRFGASGLLDDILAVLSGAQSPTVASGY, translated from the coding sequence TTGAATAATCAGGAATTGCGCGCTGTCGCATCGCGGGCGCTTTCGCTGCTCGACCTCACCAACCTGAAGGACGACTGCACGCCCGACCAGATTGTGACGCTGTGCGCGCGCGCCCAGAGCGCCTTCGGCCCAACGGCTGCGATCTGCATCTGGCCGCGCTTCGTCATGCAGGCCCGCACGCTGCTCGGCCCCGATAGCCCGATCCGTATCGCGACCGTCGTCAACTTTCCCTCAGGAGGGATGAAGACAGAAGACGTGCTGGCAGAAACGCGGGATGCCGTGGCGGACGGTGCCGACGACATCGACCTCGTGATCCCTTACCGGGCGCTCGCCAAGGGCGACGCGCAGGCTGTGACCGACATGGTTTCGGCGGTCAAGGGCGCCTGTGGCCCGGCGATCCTGAAGACGATCCTGGAAACGGGTGAACTCAAGGATATCTCTCTGATCCGCCGTGCCTCCGATCTTTCGATCGCGGCCGGGGCCGACTTCATCAAGACCTCGACCGGCAAGGTTGGCGTCAATGCGACGCTCGAAGCGGCCGACATCATGCTGCAGGCGATCCGCGACAGCCGCCGGAAGGTGGGTTTCAAACCGGCCGGTGGCATTTCGACGGTGGCGGATGCCGGCCATTACCTGAGGCTCGCCGATACGATCATGGGTGAGGACTGGGTGATGCCATCGACATTCCGCTTCGGGGCTTCGGGCCTGCTCGACGACATTCTGGCCGTTCTCTCCGGCGCGCAGTCACCTACCGTGGCATCGGGGTATTGA
- a CDS encoding BMP family lipoprotein, with protein MKKTLLSLFALAAMSATALAADVKPALVYGTGGKFDKSFNEAAYGGAEKFKAETGVDYRDFEPTSDTQGEQAIRNFASRGFNPIVAVSFAWTSAVEKVSAEFPDTQFVIVDSVVDKPNVRSVVYKEEEGSYLVGLLAGMASTTGKVGFVGGMDIPLIRKFACGYEQGARAAKADIQVFQNMTGTTGAAWNDPVRGGELTKNQIDQGADVVYAAAGATGLGVLQTAADNGKLSIGVDSNQNHLHPGSVLTSMVKRVDLAVYNAYADSKNDKFTPGLQVLGVAQEGVAYALDDNNAKLITEEMKAAVEKAKADIAAGTIKVHDYMSDNSCPK; from the coding sequence ATGAAGAAAACCCTCCTCAGTCTCTTTGCCTTGGCCGCGATGTCGGCGACCGCGCTTGCGGCCGATGTCAAGCCGGCGCTGGTCTACGGCACGGGCGGCAAGTTCGACAAATCCTTCAACGAAGCCGCCTACGGTGGCGCCGAGAAGTTCAAGGCCGAAACCGGCGTCGACTACCGCGATTTCGAGCCGACCAGCGACACGCAGGGCGAACAGGCGATCCGCAACTTCGCTTCGCGCGGCTTCAACCCGATCGTCGCCGTTTCCTTCGCCTGGACCTCGGCCGTCGAAAAGGTCTCCGCCGAATTCCCGGACACGCAGTTCGTGATCGTCGACTCGGTCGTCGACAAGCCGAATGTCCGCTCGGTCGTCTACAAGGAAGAAGAAGGTTCGTATCTCGTTGGCCTGCTCGCCGGCATGGCATCGACCACCGGCAAGGTCGGCTTCGTCGGCGGCATGGACATCCCGCTGATCCGCAAGTTCGCCTGCGGCTACGAGCAGGGCGCACGTGCGGCCAAGGCCGACATCCAGGTCTTCCAGAACATGACCGGCACGACGGGCGCTGCCTGGAACGACCCGGTTCGCGGCGGTGAGCTCACCAAGAACCAGATCGACCAGGGCGCAGATGTCGTCTACGCGGCAGCCGGCGCCACCGGTCTCGGTGTGCTGCAGACGGCTGCCGACAACGGCAAGCTGTCGATCGGCGTCGACTCCAACCAGAACCACCTGCACCCGGGTTCGGTTCTGACCTCCATGGTCAAGCGCGTCGACCTCGCCGTCTACAACGCCTACGCGGACTCGAAGAACGACAAGTTCACGCCTGGCCTGCAGGTTCTCGGCGTTGCTCAGGAGGGTGTCGCCTATGCCCTGGACGACAACAATGCCAAGCTGATCACCGAAGAGATGAAGGCTGCCGTCGAGAAGGCCAAGGCCGACATCGCTGCGGGCACCATCAAGGTCCATGACTACATGTCGGACAATTCCTGCCCGAAGTGA
- a CDS encoding cytidine deaminase: MAHDLFEAARDAMKHAHAPYSKFPVGAAIRADDGRIYTGANIENLSFPQGWCAEPTAIGCMIMGGGRKIVEMAVIAEKLALCPPCGGCRQKISEFASADTKIYLCDEAGVQKAMTMDELLPLSFKTDVLG, translated from the coding sequence ATGGCGCATGATCTTTTCGAAGCTGCGCGCGACGCAATGAAACATGCGCATGCGCCCTATTCCAAATTTCCGGTGGGCGCTGCGATCCGTGCGGATGACGGCCGCATCTATACCGGCGCCAATATCGAGAACCTCTCCTTCCCGCAGGGCTGGTGTGCCGAGCCGACCGCAATCGGCTGCATGATCATGGGCGGGGGCAGAAAGATCGTCGAAATGGCCGTGATTGCCGAGAAGCTGGCCCTTTGCCCGCCCTGTGGCGGCTGCCGGCAGAAGATCTCGGAATTCGCATCCGCCGACACCAAGATCTATCTCTGCGATGAGGCCGGCGTACAGAAGGCCATGACCATGGACGAACTTCTGCCGCTCAGCTTCAAGACGGACGTGCTCGGATGA
- a CDS encoding ABC transporter ATP-binding protein, translating into MSAANQAPAIELIGIDKKFGAVHANKNINLTVAKGSIHGIIGENGAGKSTLMSILYGFYQADHGSIHIDGKPITIKDSQAAISAGIGMVHQHFMLVENFSVLENLMLGAEGGALLGKGTDAARTSLKKLEEDYELEVDPDAIVEELPVGLQQRVEILKALYRGAEILILDEPTGVLTPAEADHLFKILGVLRDQGKTVILITHKLREIMAITDTVSVMRRGEMVATRKTSETTVEELAELMVGRRVLLHVEKQPANPGEIFLSVRNLTVKDGRGVVMVDDVSFDVRSGEIVGIAGVAGNGQSELLEAITGIRKPTSGEIWINGQNVAGLDPAELRGIGIAHIPEDRHHMGLVLPFEESQNAILGYHRDERYGKGPFLNPDLIRKGAAEEIEKYDIRPPNPRLKTANFSGGNQQKIVVAREIERDPKLLIVGQPTRGVDIGAIEFIHKRIVETRDAGKAVLLVSVELDEIRSLSDRILVMFAGKVVGEKTPDTGEQTLGLMMAGIAA; encoded by the coding sequence ATGAGTGCAGCGAACCAGGCACCCGCGATCGAATTGATCGGCATCGACAAGAAGTTCGGTGCGGTGCATGCCAACAAGAACATCAATCTGACGGTCGCCAAGGGTTCGATCCACGGCATCATCGGTGAAAACGGCGCAGGCAAGTCGACGCTGATGTCGATCCTCTACGGCTTCTACCAGGCCGATCACGGATCCATCCATATCGACGGCAAGCCGATCACGATCAAGGACAGCCAGGCCGCCATCAGCGCCGGGATCGGCATGGTGCACCAGCACTTCATGCTGGTCGAAAATTTCTCCGTGCTCGAAAACCTGATGCTCGGCGCGGAAGGCGGCGCCCTGCTCGGCAAGGGCACCGATGCCGCGCGCACATCGCTGAAGAAGCTGGAGGAAGACTACGAACTGGAAGTGGATCCCGACGCGATCGTCGAGGAACTGCCCGTTGGCCTGCAGCAGCGCGTTGAAATCCTGAAGGCGCTCTATCGTGGCGCCGAGATCCTTATTCTCGACGAGCCGACCGGCGTTCTGACCCCGGCCGAAGCCGACCACTTGTTCAAAATCCTCGGCGTGCTGCGCGACCAGGGCAAGACGGTCATCCTGATCACCCACAAGCTGCGCGAGATCATGGCGATCACCGATACGGTGTCGGTCATGCGCCGCGGCGAAATGGTCGCAACCCGCAAGACGTCGGAGACAACCGTCGAGGAACTTGCAGAACTGATGGTCGGCCGCCGCGTGCTCCTGCATGTGGAAAAGCAGCCGGCCAATCCGGGCGAAATTTTCCTCTCGGTGCGCAACCTGACCGTCAAGGACGGCCGTGGTGTCGTCATGGTCGACGACGTCTCCTTCGACGTTCGCTCGGGCGAAATCGTCGGGATCGCGGGCGTGGCCGGCAATGGTCAGAGCGAATTGCTGGAGGCGATCACCGGCATCCGCAAGCCCACCTCCGGCGAGATCTGGATCAACGGCCAGAATGTTGCCGGACTTGATCCGGCGGAGCTGCGTGGCATCGGCATTGCTCATATTCCGGAAGACCGCCATCACATGGGCCTGGTGCTTCCCTTCGAGGAAAGCCAGAACGCCATCCTCGGCTATCACCGCGACGAGCGCTATGGCAAAGGCCCGTTCCTGAACCCCGACCTGATCCGCAAGGGGGCGGCCGAGGAGATCGAGAAATACGACATCCGGCCGCCAAACCCGCGGCTTAAGACCGCCAATTTCTCCGGCGGCAACCAGCAGAAGATCGTTGTTGCCCGCGAGATCGAGCGCGACCCGAAGCTCCTGATCGTCGGCCAGCCGACCCGTGGCGTCGATATCGGTGCGATCGAATTCATTCACAAGCGGATCGTCGAGACGCGCGACGCCGGCAAGGCCGTGCTGCTCGTCTCCGTCGAACTGGACGAAATCCGCTCGCTCTCCGACCGTATCCTGGTCATGTTTGCCGGCAAGGTCGTCGGAGAGAAGACGCCTGACACAGGCGAACAGACACTCGGCCTGATGATGGCCGGTATTGCCGCTTGA
- a CDS encoding ABC transporter permease, which translates to MSTASVPLPNWINYALLPLINLTLAFLVSGLVVWIIGENPWEALKLMLEGALGSGEGIGFTLFYATNFIFTGLSVAVAYHAGLFNIGSEGQAYLGGLGAALAALALDQYVPWYVTMPFAIMAAALFGAAWALIPAWLQAKRGSHIVITTIMFNFIGAALMVYLLVNVLIVPGKMAPETRTFLEGGQLPKLDWLIAMFGGKLGPAPFNVSFLIALVMCVLVWVLIWRTKLGYEMRTLGISRSAAAYAGIPYVKIVIITMLISGGLAGMMALNPVLGASARLQVEFVAGAGFVGIAVSLMGRNHPLGIVLAAILFGILYQGGAWLSFDMPNITREMIVVIQGLVILFAGALEFMCRPMIVRIYQTLTKA; encoded by the coding sequence ATGAGCACTGCATCCGTACCCCTTCCGAACTGGATCAATTATGCGCTGCTGCCGCTGATCAACCTCACGCTCGCCTTCCTGGTGTCGGGCCTGGTGGTGTGGATCATCGGCGAGAACCCCTGGGAGGCGCTCAAGCTGATGCTGGAAGGCGCACTTGGCAGCGGCGAAGGCATTGGCTTCACCCTGTTCTATGCGACGAACTTCATCTTCACCGGGCTCTCCGTCGCGGTTGCCTATCATGCCGGCCTGTTCAACATCGGCTCCGAAGGCCAGGCCTATCTCGGCGGCCTGGGGGCGGCGCTTGCCGCTCTGGCACTCGACCAGTACGTCCCGTGGTATGTCACCATGCCGTTCGCGATCATGGCAGCCGCCCTTTTCGGCGCGGCCTGGGCGCTGATCCCGGCCTGGCTGCAGGCCAAACGTGGAAGCCATATCGTCATCACGACCATCATGTTCAATTTCATCGGCGCAGCGCTGATGGTTTACCTGCTGGTCAACGTGCTGATCGTTCCTGGCAAGATGGCGCCCGAGACCCGCACCTTCCTCGAGGGTGGCCAGTTGCCAAAGCTCGATTGGCTGATCGCCATGTTCGGTGGCAAGCTCGGGCCTGCACCGTTCAACGTGTCGTTCCTGATCGCACTCGTGATGTGCGTTCTGGTCTGGGTGCTGATCTGGCGCACCAAACTCGGCTACGAGATGCGTACACTCGGAATCAGCCGGTCGGCCGCCGCCTATGCCGGCATCCCCTATGTGAAGATCGTTATCATCACCATGTTGATCTCGGGTGGTCTCGCCGGCATGATGGCGCTCAACCCTGTGCTCGGGGCCTCGGCCCGCCTGCAGGTGGAATTTGTGGCGGGCGCCGGTTTCGTCGGCATTGCAGTCTCGCTGATGGGACGCAACCATCCGCTCGGCATCGTGCTTGCTGCCATCCTGTTTGGCATTCTCTACCAGGGCGGAGCCTGGCTTTCGTTCGATATGCCCAACATCACCCGCGAGATGATCGTGGTCATCCAGGGTCTGGTGATCCTGTTTGCCGGCGCACTCGAATTCATGTGCCGTCCGATGATCGTGCGCATCTACCAGACACTGACAAAGGCCTGA